The following are encoded together in the Humulus lupulus chromosome 5, drHumLupu1.1, whole genome shotgun sequence genome:
- the LOC133780697 gene encoding protein EXPORTIN 1B-like, with protein MPSYQNLTLQCLTEVAALNFGDFYNAQYVKMYTIFMKLLQTMIPLNTNIPEAYAIGSSEEQAFIQNLALFFTSIYKASFFLFSLYTFLILVFTTFCYIYISMAILLWL; from the exons ATGCCATCGTATCAGAATCTCACTCTTCAGTGTTTGACAGAG GTTGCAGCACTTAATTTTGGAGATTTCTACAATGCCCAGTACGTTAAGATGTACACCATATTCATGAAACTGTTACAG ACCATGATTCCTCTTAATACAAACATTCCTGAGGCTTATGCAATTGGTTCCAGTGAAGAGCAG GCTTTTATTCAGAATTTGGCTTTGTTTTTCACTTCAATTTATAAGgcaagtttttttcttttttccctttataCTTTCTTGATCTTAGTATTTACCACGTTTTGTTATATTTATATCTCAATGGCCATCCTCTTATGGCTGTAA